The proteins below come from a single Scatophagus argus isolate fScaArg1 chromosome 15, fScaArg1.pri, whole genome shotgun sequence genomic window:
- the LOC124071915 gene encoding serine palmitoyltransferase 2-like, with protein MTESPATKPANGDVCQCVKNGLKPERNGLLKSLHCCHERKHKHHCRSEEEEEVHAASHNGSLYSRPFIESFEETPMLVAVLTYMGYGILTIFGYLRDFLRHWKIERCHIAREKEEQKDFVPLYQDFENFYTRNLYMRIRDNWNRPICSVPGAKVDLMERVSRDYNWTFEYTGRVVQDVINLGSYNYLGFAENTGPCAESAAEVTMKYGVGVASTRQEIGNLDRHEEMEKLVAKFLGVESAMAFGMGFATNSMNIPALVGKGCLILSDELNHASLVLGARLSGSTIRVFKHNNMQSLEKLLREAIVHGQPRTHRPWKKILIVVEGIYSMEGSIVRLPEVIDLKKRYRAYLYLDEAHSIGALGPRGRGVVDYFGLDPCDVDVMMGTFTKSFGAAGGYIAGKKELIEYLRSHSHSAVYATSMSPPVVEQIITSMKCIMGEDGTTIGRDRVRQLAENTVYFRRRLREMGFIIYGNEDSPVVPMMLYMPAKIGAFGREMLKRNIGVVVVGFPATPIIESRARFCISAAHTRDMLDKALSVISEVGDLLQLKYSRRRIQPSLARPFDDNVYEDIDD; from the exons ATGACCGAGAGCCCCGCTACCAAGCCAGCCAACGGGGacgtgtgtcagtgtgtgaagaaCGGATTGAAACCAGAGAGAAACGGCTTACTGAAGAGCCTTCACTGCTGCCATGAGCGGAAGCATAAGCACCACTGCCGCtccgaggaagaggaggag GTCCATGCAGCGTCACATAATGGCAGCCTGTACAGCCGGCCCTTCATCGAGTCTTTCGAGGAGACGCCCATGCTGGTGGCAGTGCTCACCTACATGGGCTACGGCATCCTGACCATCTTCGGCTACCTTCGCGACTTTCTCCGACACTGGAAGATTGAGAGGTGCCACATTGCCAGGGAGAAGGAGGAACAGAAG GACTTTGTGCCCCTCTACCAGGACTTTGAGAACTTCTACACCAGAAACCTTTACATGCGTATAAGAGACAACTGGAACAGGCCCATATGCAGCGTCCCAGGAGCCAAAGTGGACCTAATGGAGCGAGTGTCCCGTGACTACAACTGGACTTTTGA GTACACGGGCCGGGTAGTGCAGGATGTGATTAACTTGGGCTCGTATAATTACCTCGGCTTTGCTGAGAACACCGGTCCGTGTGCTGAGTCTGCAGCCGAGGTCACCATGAAGTACGGTGTTGGAGTTGCAAGCACCAGGCAGGAAATTG GTAACCTGGACAGGcatgaggagatggagaaactgGTAGCAAAGTTCCTTGGCGTGGAGTCAGCTATGGCCTTCGGGATGGGCTTTGCAACAAACTCCATGAACATTCCAGCACTAGTTGGCAAG GGCTGCTTGATTCTGAGTGATGAACTGAACCATGCCTCTCTGGTGCTGGGAGCCAGGCTCTCTGGGTCCACCATCAGAGTcttcaaacacaaca acaTGCAGAGCCTTGAGAAGCTGCTGAGAGAGGCCATAGTTCATGGGCAACCCAGGACTCACAGACCATGGAAGAAGATTCTCATAGTGGTAGAGGGTATTTACAG CATGGAGGGCAGCATAGTGCGCCTACCAGAAGTGATTGATCTGAAGAAGCGTTACCGGGCCTACCTTTACCTCGACGAGGCCCACAGCATAGGGGCCCTGGGGCCCAGGGGGAGAGGGGTGGTTGATTACTTTGGGCTAGACCCCTGCGATGTGGATGTCATGATGGGAACATTTACCAAGAGCTTTGGCGCTGCAGGGGGATACATTGCAGGGAAAAAG GAGCTTATTGAGTACCTGCGCTCCCATTCCCACAGTGCAGTCTACGCCACCTCCATGTCTCCTCCTGTGGTGGAGCAAATCATCACTTCTATGAAGTGTATTATGGGAGAGGATGGCACAACGATCG GCCGTGACCGCGTGCGCCAGCTGGCAGAGAACACAGTCTATTTCCGCAGGAGGCTTCGAGAAATGGGCTTCATCATCTACGGCAACGAGGACTCGCCTGTTGTACCCATGATGCTCTACATGCCCGCCAAGATAGG AGCGTTTGGCAGGGAGATGTTGAAAAGGAACATCGGGGTGGTGGTCGTGGGCTTCCCCGCTACGCCCATCATCGAGTCGCGCGCACGCTTCTGCATCTCAGCAGCCCACACAAGAGACATGCTCGACAAG